A window of Leclercia adecarboxylata contains these coding sequences:
- the gpFI gene encoding DNA-packaging protein FI codes for MTEKETLIARLKELGKMLGRDVNTSGTIQELSMRIAELEEELDEGSEVATGDSNGQGEAGIVAGAGGNVPPVTADTTDATLSGDGELVAVETLVTLHIDALHAARNEPVSIVEPGVTILVTGNEAGYLISHGLVRDI; via the coding sequence ATGACTGAAAAAGAAACACTCATCGCCCGGCTGAAAGAGCTGGGCAAAATGCTTGGCCGCGACGTGAATACCAGCGGCACTATCCAGGAGCTGTCGATGCGTATTGCAGAGCTCGAAGAAGAACTGGATGAGGGGAGTGAAGTTGCTACGGGCGATAGCAACGGGCAGGGCGAAGCCGGTATTGTGGCTGGTGCGGGCGGAAATGTTCCCCCGGTAACAGCCGATACCACTGACGCAACCTTATCCGGTGATGGTGAGCTGGTGGCGGTTGAAACGCTGGTCACCCTGCATATTGACGCGTTGCACGCCGCGCGAAATGAGCCTGTATCAATTGTGGAGCCTGGCGTCACGATCCTCGTTACCGGGAATGAGGCAGGCTATCTGATTTCTCATGGACTGGTCCGCGACATCTGA
- a CDS encoding head decoration protein produces MTTNYTELVAGTEALVSTLGIFAGGKGVIPALTPLMQDATNGALVVWDGEHAGQAVYVSCFAVDTASQTQAQVYKAGVLNVDALNWPDAVTTLSAKVAAFVGSGISVQPLARV; encoded by the coding sequence ATGACTACAAATTACACTGAGCTGGTGGCCGGCACAGAGGCGCTGGTATCTACTCTGGGCATCTTTGCTGGTGGGAAGGGAGTAATCCCGGCGCTGACCCCGCTGATGCAGGACGCCACTAACGGCGCTCTTGTCGTATGGGACGGGGAACATGCAGGGCAGGCGGTCTATGTGTCGTGCTTCGCTGTTGATACTGCAAGCCAGACGCAGGCACAGGTCTACAAAGCGGGTGTACTCAATGTAGACGCACTCAACTGGCCGGACGCGGTGACAACGCTTTCCGCTAAGGTGGCCGCATTCGTTGGCTCAGGTATTTCAGTTCAGCCGCTGGCACGGGTATAA
- a CDS encoding phage tail protein has product MTTPNPLAPTKGAGTTLWIYTGSGDPYASPLSDVNWLRLAKIKDLQPGELTAESEDDTYIDDDNADWASSMQGQKSAGDTSFTLAWLPGESGQQDLVNWFDDGTVKGYKIKYPNGAVDVFKGWVSSLGKTVSAKEVMTRTAKITNNGKPSLAEDSGIAVIGVTDISLDKSTAAVAVGATTQLAVTVLPASASDASFRVATSDPSKATVTVSGSTVTVTGVAAGSVEIIVMTNSGNFAAICKVTVS; this is encoded by the coding sequence ATGACCACACCTAACCCGCTGGCACCGACGAAAGGGGCCGGCACCACCCTCTGGATTTATACCGGAAGCGGCGATCCCTACGCCAGTCCCCTTTCGGATGTTAACTGGCTGCGTCTGGCAAAGATCAAGGATCTGCAGCCAGGCGAACTCACCGCCGAATCAGAGGACGACACCTATATCGATGACGACAACGCCGACTGGGCTTCATCCATGCAGGGGCAGAAATCAGCAGGCGACACGAGTTTTACTCTGGCATGGCTGCCGGGTGAAAGTGGTCAGCAGGACCTGGTAAACTGGTTCGATGACGGCACGGTTAAAGGATACAAAATCAAATACCCGAATGGCGCCGTCGATGTCTTTAAAGGCTGGGTGAGTAGCCTTGGGAAGACCGTTTCGGCTAAAGAAGTGATGACCCGAACGGCAAAGATCACCAATAACGGCAAACCCTCTCTGGCAGAAGACAGCGGTATTGCGGTAATTGGCGTGACGGATATCAGCCTGGATAAATCCACTGCAGCGGTCGCTGTCGGTGCGACCACGCAACTGGCAGTAACGGTCCTGCCAGCCAGCGCTTCAGATGCTTCCTTCCGCGTGGCGACTTCTGATCCGTCGAAAGCAACAGTGACGGTCAGTGGTTCAACGGTGACCGTCACCGGCGTGGCGGCGGGCTCCGTTGAAATTATTGTCATGACCAATAGCGGTAACTTTGCGGCAATCTGCAAGGTGACCGTTTCCTGA
- a CDS encoding phage tail tape measure protein produces MAQTAVGDLVVNLDVNSTKFNEQINYVKKEFRQTGDAANDSALRIQQSFSRQESAARKAGISVGQYTAAMRMLPAQFTDVATQLAGGQNPWLILLQQGGQVKDSFGGVIPTFRALLGSISPVMLGIGALSSATGALLYTWYAGSSTLSDFNKTLVLSGNTAGLTADRMLTLARSGQSAGLTFNQTSKALTELINAGVRAGAHFDDMSQAVARFTEASGVPVDKVAAAYGKLTTDPTSGLIAMAQQFHNVTAEQIAHVAQLQRAGDEAAALKAANDAATAGFNDQTKSIRENMGSIETAADTLKRAFKSMWDAALDVGRPDTVQEIVRKAEAAFKKANEIWNLRKDDRYVNDEARARFWNDRETARLALDMAQQQAGISKANEVNASREATAESDRQKYAAQAQANYAKTQTALEKYTLRQNELNRALKEGRILQADYNINMAVAKKEYEDSLKKPTKGRTPGGAKLTDSTSAQTLELQTQIEVLRQHSDINDTISQQRQQLWKEQARFTILEQAARTRALTEDEKSLLASKDKVLAQAEINAKLGDQIIKQERLNRLQDTSQKYVTQMGEKTRALAESAGMSSRAAQRRNEEAQLLQGWKNGGGSEKDQGYQKELQALQGYYQEQDKVRGDWLSGGKSAWADYADSAGDAYGQMKNVAASTFDGMTQNLADMLTTGKAKWGDFTRSTLSMLAQIALKQAGVGIVGAVSSAIGFAGGGYTGSGGKYEPAGVVHRGEFVFTKEATSRIGVGNLYSMMRGYASGGLVGGGSMPAAAAGGISVYAPVSISQEGGGESSQADTIGTARQLQGIVQQTITDRLKKEMGPGGVLYPRR; encoded by the coding sequence ATGGCCCAGACGGCAGTCGGTGATCTGGTCGTTAATCTTGACGTCAACTCGACGAAATTTAACGAGCAGATCAACTACGTCAAAAAAGAATTCAGGCAAACGGGAGACGCGGCGAACGATTCAGCTTTGCGGATCCAGCAGTCATTCAGCCGTCAGGAGAGCGCTGCCCGCAAGGCAGGCATCTCTGTCGGTCAGTATACCGCGGCGATGCGCATGCTCCCGGCGCAGTTTACTGATGTGGCAACGCAGCTGGCAGGTGGTCAGAACCCCTGGCTTATTTTGCTCCAGCAGGGTGGGCAGGTAAAAGATTCCTTTGGCGGTGTTATTCCAACGTTTCGTGCGCTATTGGGATCTATCTCGCCGGTTATGCTTGGTATTGGTGCGCTCTCTTCAGCGACGGGGGCACTGTTATATACCTGGTACGCCGGGTCGTCCACATTATCCGATTTCAATAAAACGCTGGTGCTCTCCGGTAACACTGCGGGGCTGACTGCCGATCGGATGCTCACGCTGGCGCGAAGCGGCCAGTCCGCTGGACTGACGTTTAATCAGACGAGCAAGGCACTGACGGAGCTGATCAACGCTGGAGTGCGTGCCGGTGCCCATTTTGATGACATGAGTCAGGCCGTGGCCCGCTTCACCGAAGCATCGGGTGTACCAGTCGATAAGGTTGCCGCTGCGTATGGTAAGCTGACAACTGACCCGACATCCGGGCTCATTGCAATGGCCCAGCAATTTCACAACGTCACTGCCGAGCAAATCGCCCATGTTGCACAGTTGCAGCGCGCAGGCGATGAGGCCGCAGCACTTAAGGCGGCAAACGACGCGGCCACCGCCGGTTTCAACGATCAGACCAAATCCATACGGGAAAATATGGGGTCGATTGAAACTGCTGCCGATACGCTGAAACGCGCGTTTAAGTCAATGTGGGATGCGGCGCTTGACGTTGGTCGGCCTGATACTGTCCAAGAGATAGTCAGAAAGGCCGAAGCGGCATTTAAAAAAGCCAATGAGATATGGAACCTCCGGAAAGATGACCGTTATGTAAATGATGAAGCACGTGCGCGGTTCTGGAATGACCGCGAAACGGCCAGGCTGGCGCTGGACATGGCGCAACAGCAGGCGGGGATTTCCAAAGCGAATGAGGTGAATGCCTCCCGCGAAGCGACAGCGGAATCGGATCGTCAGAAGTATGCCGCGCAGGCGCAGGCAAACTATGCCAAAACCCAGACCGCGCTGGAAAAATACACGTTACGTCAGAATGAACTTAACAGGGCGCTGAAAGAGGGACGGATCCTTCAGGCTGACTACAACATCAACATGGCGGTGGCGAAAAAAGAGTATGAGGACTCGCTGAAGAAACCGACGAAAGGCAGGACGCCCGGAGGCGCAAAACTCACCGACAGCACCAGTGCGCAGACACTGGAGTTGCAGACGCAGATTGAGGTTTTGCGTCAGCACAGTGATATCAATGACACGATTAGCCAGCAGCGCCAGCAGTTGTGGAAAGAGCAGGCCAGATTTACGATCCTTGAGCAGGCTGCCAGAACCCGGGCACTGACGGAAGATGAAAAGTCCCTGCTCGCCAGCAAGGATAAGGTGCTCGCTCAGGCTGAAATCAATGCAAAACTGGGTGACCAGATCATCAAGCAGGAGCGCCTCAACCGTCTGCAGGACACATCGCAAAAATATGTTACCCAGATGGGTGAAAAAACCCGGGCGCTGGCGGAAAGCGCGGGGATGAGCAGTCGTGCGGCACAGCGGCGCAATGAGGAGGCTCAATTACTACAGGGCTGGAAAAATGGCGGCGGGTCTGAAAAAGATCAGGGCTACCAGAAGGAGCTGCAGGCGCTACAGGGATATTATCAGGAACAGGATAAAGTGCGCGGTGACTGGCTGTCTGGTGGGAAATCCGCCTGGGCTGATTACGCCGATTCTGCGGGTGACGCGTACGGCCAGATGAAAAATGTAGCAGCCAGCACCTTTGACGGAATGACGCAAAATCTTGCCGACATGCTTACCACCGGTAAAGCAAAGTGGGGTGACTTCACCCGCTCAACGCTTTCGATGCTGGCGCAAATCGCCCTTAAACAAGCGGGGGTAGGGATCGTGGGCGCTGTCAGTTCGGCTATCGGATTTGCCGGAGGCGGCTATACCGGATCGGGCGGTAAATATGAACCTGCCGGGGTGGTTCATCGCGGAGAGTTCGTTTTTACCAAAGAGGCGACCAGCCGGATCGGGGTGGGGAATCTGTACAGCATGATGCGCGGTTATGCGTCCGGCGGACTGGTGGGTGGCGGCAGTATGCCCGCTGCGGCCGCGGGGGGGATCAGCGTCTATGCGCCGGTCAGTATCAGTCAGGAGGGGGGTGGCGAGTCCAGCCAGGCGGACACCATCGGAACAGCGCGGCAGCTTCAGGGCATTGTTCAGCAGACCATCACCGACCGGCTTAAAAAGGAGATGGGGCCGGGTGGTGTACTTTACCCAAGGAGATAG
- a CDS encoding phage tail protein: MTDTFSWRTRKTARGTESARTLQSQFGDGYKQVAGMGINDRSEVWDLDWTGTRSEAAVLRAFLMSHITKSFWWTNPWGEKKLYRMKADSFSVSFPSGIKATVAFTFEQSFAP; this comes from the coding sequence GTGACAGACACATTCAGCTGGCGCACCCGTAAAACAGCCCGGGGAACGGAAAGCGCCCGTACGCTTCAGTCCCAGTTTGGCGACGGGTATAAACAGGTCGCCGGGATGGGGATCAATGACAGGTCTGAAGTCTGGGATCTTGACTGGACGGGAACACGAAGCGAGGCCGCAGTGCTGCGTGCGTTTCTTATGTCGCACATCACTAAATCGTTCTGGTGGACGAACCCCTGGGGGGAGAAGAAGCTCTACCGGATGAAGGCTGATTCCTTCAGTGTTTCGTTCCCCTCCGGGATAAAAGCGACAGTAGCGTTCACGTTCGAGCAGTCCTTTGCTCCCTGA
- a CDS encoding phage minor tail protein L: MSFTQDIQQLEPGQLVQLIEIDGTEFGMDTVLRFHAHNIASAGWTAYAADNLPAIIWQGQQYDPYPYELKGLELSSTGAQPTPTLSVSNVGNYVTALCLEYDDLARAKVKIHTTLAKYLDAANWTAGNPNASPADERVQLFYVNAKTAETRVQVDFELCSPFDIQNLQLPTRQITPVCTWCTRGWYRTGTGCDYNGNRYFLKDGTPTDNPALDMCGGQMQDCEARFGTGNPLPFGGFPAANLQGK; the protein is encoded by the coding sequence ATGAGTTTCACGCAGGATATACAGCAGCTGGAACCGGGCCAGTTAGTCCAGCTGATCGAAATAGACGGCACCGAATTTGGCATGGATACCGTGCTGCGCTTTCATGCCCACAATATTGCTTCTGCAGGCTGGACTGCATACGCGGCTGACAACCTGCCTGCCATTATCTGGCAGGGTCAGCAGTACGACCCTTACCCTTACGAGCTGAAAGGCCTGGAGCTGTCCAGCACCGGGGCACAGCCCACACCCACGCTTTCCGTTTCGAACGTCGGCAACTACGTGACTGCGCTGTGTCTCGAGTACGACGACCTGGCGAGGGCAAAGGTGAAGATCCACACCACGCTGGCGAAGTACCTGGACGCGGCCAACTGGACAGCCGGCAACCCGAACGCCAGCCCGGCCGACGAGCGCGTACAGCTTTTTTACGTCAATGCCAAAACCGCTGAAACGCGGGTGCAGGTCGACTTTGAACTGTGCTCACCCTTTGACATCCAGAACCTGCAGTTACCCACCCGGCAGATCACGCCGGTCTGCACCTGGTGCACGCGCGGCTGGTACCGAACCGGTACCGGATGCGACTACAACGGGAACCGCTATTTTCTAAAGGACGGCACCCCCACGGATAACCCGGCGCTGGATATGTGCGGCGGCCAGATGCAGGACTGCGAAGCGCGGTTCGGGACCGGTAACCCGCTGCCGTTTGGCGGCTTCCCGGCGGCAAACCTTCAGGGTAAATGA
- a CDS encoding C40 family peptidase: MRKKLMDAIRAHVAAEYPNEACGVVVQAGRAQQYIPCRNISATPTEAFTISPEDKLAASEQGEIIMVIHSHPDVVQLVPSEMDRVQCDWSGMEWGIMSWPDGDFCTLAPREDRDYAGRRWVLGFADCWSLIREWFQREHGITLGDYSVPYEWWEQGENRYDDNWEAEGFIQVDPADMRPGDMIMMRIQAPVTNHAAVYLGHHEHQDNIMLHHNFGSLSARVPYGKYYRDRTVRVVRHRELMNAENTDS; encoded by the coding sequence ATGCGAAAAAAACTGATGGATGCGATCCGCGCTCATGTTGCCGCGGAATATCCGAACGAGGCCTGCGGCGTGGTGGTGCAGGCTGGACGGGCGCAGCAGTACATTCCGTGCCGGAATATTTCAGCAACGCCCACTGAGGCCTTCACGATCTCGCCGGAGGATAAGCTGGCAGCATCGGAGCAGGGCGAAATCATTATGGTTATCCACTCGCATCCTGATGTGGTGCAGCTTGTGCCGTCCGAAATGGACAGGGTGCAGTGCGACTGGTCCGGAATGGAATGGGGCATCATGAGCTGGCCGGACGGGGATTTCTGCACGCTTGCCCCACGCGAAGACCGGGACTACGCCGGGCGCCGCTGGGTGCTGGGCTTTGCCGACTGCTGGTCGCTGATCCGTGAGTGGTTCCAGCGTGAGCACGGCATTACCCTGGGTGATTACTCGGTACCGTACGAGTGGTGGGAGCAGGGGGAAAATCGCTACGACGATAACTGGGAGGCAGAAGGTTTTATTCAGGTGGACCCGGCTGATATGCGGCCCGGCGATATGATCATGATGCGCATACAGGCGCCGGTAACCAACCACGCGGCCGTTTACCTCGGTCACCACGAGCACCAGGACAATATTATGCTGCACCACAATTTCGGCAGCCTCTCTGCCCGGGTGCCGTACGGCAAGTATTACCGTGACCGCACCGTTCGGGTGGTCCGGCACAGGGAGCTGATGAATGCTGAAAACACTGATTCTTGA
- a CDS encoding phage tail protein, translating to MSIKGLEQAVENLNSISKTAVPRASAQAVNRVANRAVSRSVTVVSKATRVPRKLVKQRARVRRATVKKPRAFIRVNRGNLPAIKLGTASVRLSRRKRDQKGANSVLRIGPFRFPGGFIQQLKNGRWHVMRRTAKPRYPIEVVSIPLAAPLTTAFKVELPKLMDSDMPKELRASLTNQLRLILTK from the coding sequence ATGTCCATTAAAGGCCTTGAGCAGGCGGTAGAGAATCTCAACAGCATCAGTAAAACTGCGGTTCCGCGCGCGTCAGCGCAGGCTGTTAACCGTGTGGCAAACCGGGCCGTCAGCAGAAGCGTGACTGTTGTATCAAAAGCTACACGGGTCCCACGAAAGCTGGTGAAGCAGAGAGCCAGGGTGAGGCGGGCGACGGTCAAAAAGCCGCGAGCATTCATCCGCGTTAACCGCGGCAATTTACCGGCCATAAAACTCGGTACCGCCAGCGTGCGCCTCTCCCGCAGGAAGCGTGACCAGAAAGGGGCCAACAGCGTGCTGCGCATTGGTCCTTTCCGTTTCCCGGGCGGATTCATTCAGCAGCTTAAAAACGGCCGCTGGCATGTCATGAGGCGAACAGCAAAGCCCCGCTATCCGATCGAAGTAGTAAGCATTCCTCTGGCTGCCCCTTTAACCACAGCATTCAAGGTTGAGCTGCCGAAGCTCATGGACTCAGATATGCCCAAAGAGCTCCGGGCATCCCTTACAAACCAACTCAGGTTGATTCTGACAAAATGA
- the gpG gene encoding phage tail assembly chaperone G — translation MFLKTEPLEHNGSSVTLYQLSALQRIEHLEYLKKLEAVEEDDFQTAITLTVKNGAYLVALSLWHGHTVKGTLPEGAPAEVTKIQDEVLQTWPTELIAEADFKVKLLSGMIEPQLEDPQVGISEPAEPVTAEKPSPVS, via the coding sequence ATGTTTCTTAAAACTGAACCGCTCGAGCATAACGGCAGCAGCGTGACGCTGTACCAGCTGTCCGCGCTGCAGCGCATTGAACATCTCGAATACCTGAAAAAGCTGGAAGCGGTTGAAGAAGATGATTTCCAGACCGCTATCACCCTCACCGTGAAAAATGGTGCTTACCTGGTGGCGTTGTCGCTCTGGCATGGTCATACGGTGAAAGGTACGCTTCCTGAGGGCGCGCCGGCGGAAGTGACGAAAATTCAGGATGAAGTCCTGCAGACCTGGCCGACGGAGCTTATTGCTGAAGCGGATTTTAAGGTGAAACTCCTCTCCGGCATGATTGAACCGCAGCTGGAGGATCCGCAGGTTGGCATCAGCGAACCTGCAGAACCTGTTACGGCGGAAAAGCCCTCGCCAGTGAGCTGA
- a CDS encoding helix-turn-helix transcriptional regulator — protein MQNKDNSLMATANSLWPDPEVKELQELADKMNMSERLVDMNQVMELTTLSRRTLLNLEARGEFPVRVQVTEGRKAWYLSEVVEWINNIPRSSETCQVPVPASPDTALCLKAERVRRQARAGKSQLIG, from the coding sequence ATGCAGAACAAAGATAACAGCCTGATGGCTACCGCTAATTCACTCTGGCCTGATCCAGAGGTGAAAGAGCTGCAGGAGCTGGCGGACAAGATGAATATGAGTGAGCGCCTGGTTGATATGAATCAGGTCATGGAACTCACCACACTGAGCCGTCGCACTCTGCTGAACCTCGAAGCACGTGGTGAATTCCCGGTTCGTGTGCAGGTCACTGAGGGCCGTAAAGCCTGGTATCTGAGCGAGGTAGTGGAGTGGATCAACAACATTCCCCGCAGCTCTGAAACCTGTCAGGTGCCCGTTCCTGCCAGTCCTGACACCGCGCTATGCCTCAAAGCTGAACGGGTACGCCGTCAGGCGCGGGCCGGAAAAAGCCAGCTGATCGGCTGA
- a CDS encoding phage minor tail U family protein: MKHSDIRQLILDTLENAIGTDAIYFDGRPAVLEEGNFPAVAVYLTDAEYTGEELDADIWQATLHVEVFLPAQVPDSELDEWMEARVYPVLAEIPGLASLITNMVQQGYDYQRDDDIGLWSSADLKYSITYEM, encoded by the coding sequence ATGAAACACAGTGATATCCGACAGTTGATTCTTGACACGCTGGAAAACGCAATTGGTACTGACGCCATTTATTTTGACGGCAGGCCAGCAGTGCTCGAAGAGGGAAATTTCCCGGCCGTCGCCGTTTATCTCACCGACGCGGAGTACACCGGGGAAGAGCTGGATGCCGATATCTGGCAAGCCACTCTTCATGTTGAAGTCTTTCTTCCTGCCCAGGTGCCTGATTCGGAGCTGGATGAATGGATGGAAGCGCGTGTTTACCCGGTTCTGGCGGAGATCCCGGGGCTTGCATCCCTTATCACCAACATGGTGCAGCAGGGCTATGACTACCAGCGCGATGATGATATCGGACTCTGGAGTTCAGCCGATCTGAAATATTCCATCACCTACGAAATGTGA
- a CDS encoding head-tail joining protein: MADFENLFDAAMSRADDTIRDVMGADVMMTSGALSGVTIHGVFDDPENIGYAGAGVRIEGTSPSLFVKSTTVQQLERMDTLMINGRAFWVDRLGPDDCGSCHIWLGNGSPPAGTRRR, translated from the coding sequence GTGGCTGATTTCGAAAATCTCTTTGATGCAGCTATGTCACGGGCGGATGACACGATTCGCGACGTCATGGGCGCTGATGTAATGATGACGTCCGGTGCATTGTCGGGCGTCACGATTCACGGTGTCTTCGATGATCCTGAGAATATTGGTTATGCCGGGGCAGGGGTCCGGATTGAAGGAACCAGCCCGTCTTTATTTGTGAAATCAACCACTGTTCAGCAGCTGGAACGCATGGACACCCTGATGATTAACGGGCGGGCATTCTGGGTTGATCGTCTTGGCCCTGACGATTGCGGCTCCTGTCATATCTGGCTGGGCAATGGGAGCCCGCCCGCCGGCACCCGCCGTCGTTAA
- a CDS encoding major capsid protein — MPGLHTPAALIRVVSAEDIQKQLKTLFTDLFFTRAATFETRDIILDTIDDPNIPIAAFCSPMVGSKVARDEGYESKSIRPGYMKPKSSIDPNKLAVRPAGVTPEQYSTLDTRNIKVKQALLKQSVAIRARIEWLAVQAVTTGKNIIQGEGIERYELDWNIKSQNMITQAGGAAWSGKDKATFDPNDDIETYSELSEGVTNIIIMGGNVWKKYRSFKAIKDVLDTRRGSNAQLETALKDLGDSVSFKGYMGDVAIVVYSGRYTDEDGTEKHFLDPDLMVLGNTALQGIVAYGGIQDPELVRDGITKAELAPKNYIVPGDPAIEYVQTHSAPQPIPARINRFVTVRVA; from the coding sequence ATGCCAGGTTTACACACGCCAGCAGCACTTATCCGGGTTGTAAGTGCTGAGGATATCCAGAAACAACTCAAAACCCTTTTCACTGATTTATTCTTTACCCGTGCCGCAACGTTCGAAACCCGCGATATCATTCTGGACACTATCGACGACCCCAATATACCGATCGCTGCATTCTGTTCACCAATGGTGGGCAGTAAGGTGGCCCGTGACGAGGGGTATGAATCGAAATCCATCCGTCCGGGTTACATGAAGCCCAAGAGCAGCATAGACCCGAATAAGCTGGCTGTTCGTCCTGCAGGTGTTACACCGGAGCAATACAGCACGCTGGATACCCGCAACATCAAGGTTAAACAGGCCCTCCTTAAACAGTCTGTTGCTATCCGGGCTCGTATTGAATGGCTGGCAGTTCAGGCTGTAACGACAGGGAAAAATATCATCCAGGGGGAGGGCATTGAACGCTACGAACTGGACTGGAATATTAAATCCCAGAATATGATCACTCAGGCTGGTGGCGCTGCATGGTCAGGTAAGGACAAAGCGACATTTGATCCGAATGACGACATTGAAACCTACTCAGAACTGAGCGAAGGCGTTACCAACATCATCATTATGGGCGGGAACGTCTGGAAGAAATACCGCTCATTCAAAGCGATCAAGGACGTGCTCGATACACGCCGTGGCTCTAATGCTCAACTTGAGACAGCGTTAAAAGACCTGGGCGATTCAGTGAGCTTTAAGGGCTATATGGGTGATGTAGCAATCGTGGTTTACAGCGGCCGCTATACCGATGAAGACGGCACTGAAAAACATTTCCTCGATCCGGATTTGATGGTGCTGGGCAATACGGCCCTACAGGGCATTGTGGCTTACGGCGGTATTCAGGATCCGGAGCTTGTCCGCGACGGGATTACCAAAGCTGAGCTTGCACCGAAAAACTATATCGTACCGGGTGACCCGGCGATTGAGTATGTCCAGACCCATTCCGCGCCGCAGCCAATTCCTGCCCGTATTAACCGCTTTGTCACCGTTCGTGTGGCCTGA
- a CDS encoding RNA-directed DNA polymerase, translating to MATTDPIKEHRRITRKLALSLNRVEVFYWLLKNGYFPESYVLPPCFRVDRIPSKPTVYYKVKKNKYFPEVCELVKVHFPKTDLTDRTFGIIHPKIHNDISYHIARNWKKIVAAAIPKDSKVTSYSFPIPINKKAKGRIGHLRSGRMIYEFIEMTDDDLASVAYRYNYILKADIKNFFPSIYTHSISWAIHGKNVIRKPENRQNFNFFGNRLDKLFQNANDGCTNGLPIGPVVSDLISEVIASAVDVMLTKDIERDDIDCRAVRFKDDYRILVKSEEDAKRIIKSLQSSLKEYNLELNDDKTNIYPLPSGLFREWASKYHAVYPRKKAHFKWKEFRELYLSVVDIDKLIPGTGVIDRFLADIITEKGKLKVKIEKNNLQKVISMLLMLGRLRVKTYPKIIAIIESILKSSNGKKKHNEIVTYLCKYFTELSLDEQRNKYLISWISYFLVSNNLEGSIQAIPKFKDPITDSILSNRGKIFTNQKDFKLFKGSKTIAKKMTMLEHLEIFKPKTTL from the coding sequence ATGGCTACAACAGATCCCATCAAAGAACATCGTAGAATTACTCGAAAATTGGCCCTATCGCTAAATCGTGTAGAAGTATTTTACTGGCTGCTCAAAAATGGTTATTTCCCCGAAAGCTACGTTTTGCCCCCATGCTTTCGAGTCGACAGAATACCTAGCAAACCTACTGTGTATTACAAAGTCAAAAAAAATAAATATTTCCCTGAAGTTTGCGAGTTAGTTAAGGTACATTTCCCAAAGACAGACCTAACCGACCGCACGTTTGGCATTATCCATCCTAAAATACATAACGATATTTCTTATCATATCGCAAGAAACTGGAAAAAAATTGTCGCTGCGGCGATACCAAAGGATAGTAAAGTTACGTCTTATAGTTTCCCTATACCAATAAATAAAAAGGCTAAAGGAAGGATTGGTCACTTACGTAGTGGAAGAATGATTTATGAATTTATAGAAATGACAGATGATGATCTAGCATCTGTTGCATATAGATATAATTATATATTAAAAGCGGACATAAAAAACTTCTTCCCTTCAATCTATACGCATAGTATTTCTTGGGCAATACATGGGAAAAACGTCATAAGAAAGCCCGAAAATAGACAAAACTTTAATTTTTTTGGCAACCGATTAGATAAATTATTCCAAAATGCTAATGATGGTTGCACTAATGGCCTACCTATAGGGCCTGTCGTTTCAGACCTGATTTCGGAAGTGATAGCTTCTGCCGTTGATGTCATGCTTACAAAAGACATAGAACGAGATGATATTGATTGCCGCGCTGTACGCTTTAAAGATGATTACAGGATTTTAGTTAAATCTGAAGAAGACGCTAAACGCATTATCAAATCATTGCAAAGCTCATTAAAAGAATATAATTTAGAATTAAATGACGATAAAACTAATATTTACCCTCTTCCATCCGGACTCTTCCGTGAATGGGCATCGAAATATCACGCTGTTTATCCGCGAAAAAAAGCTCATTTTAAATGGAAGGAATTCAGAGAACTCTACTTATCTGTAGTTGATATAGATAAACTTATCCCAGGTACAGGGGTAATCGATAGATTCTTGGCGGACATAATCACCGAGAAAGGGAAGCTAAAAGTAAAAATAGAAAAAAACAATCTACAGAAAGTCATTAGTATGTTGTTAATGCTTGGGCGACTAAGAGTAAAAACCTATCCAAAGATAATCGCAATCATTGAGTCAATTTTGAAAAGCAGTAATGGCAAAAAGAAACACAATGAAATTGTGACTTACTTATGTAAGTATTTCACGGAATTATCATTGGATGAACAAAGAAACAAGTATCTGATATCATGGATAAGCTATTTTTTAGTGAGCAACAATCTTGAGGGGAGCATACAAGCAATTCCCAAATTCAAAGATCCTATTACAGATAGTATTTTAAGCAATAGAGGGAAAATATTTACAAATCAGAAAGACTTTAAACTTTTCAAAGGAAGTAAGACTATCGCCAAAAAAATGACTATGCTCGAGCACCTTGAAATTTTTAAGCCTAAAACCACCTTATAA